In Penaeus chinensis breed Huanghai No. 1 chromosome 40, ASM1920278v2, whole genome shotgun sequence, one genomic interval encodes:
- the LOC125047069 gene encoding 60S ribosomal protein L6-like isoform X2 — protein MVETKKPAADKKAEKAPAKPKAEKPKADKPKADAKAAKPKVAKPVAKDVKAKSVKPKTKLELLRERKPKGTKPKDKTKAKAKPKPVKENKPKQKEPLGKKPLKAGCYRIWKGKKEIIRRKNYIVKPIGGANNGNARRVLQNKRPAYYAAQLNKKYISKRKPKTNFKRLRPSITPGTVCIIVAGVHKGKKVVFLKRLVSGLCLVTGPFKINACPLRRVNQIYLIATATKLDVSKVEIPKHINDRYFRRGKTVRSKKEEGDIFGQKTEKYVASEQRKKDQEALDAQLISAIKEREDKKMFFGYLGSYFGLRNRMYPHIMKF, from the exons ATGGTGGAGACAAAGAAGCCTGCGGCCGACAAAAAGGCCGAAAAGGCACCTGCTAAGCCTAAGGCTGAGAAACCCAAGGCAGATAAGCCTAAGGCTGATGCCAAGGCAGCCAAGCCTAAGGTTGCAAAGCCAGTGGCTAAGGATGTGAAAGCCAAGTCTGTCAAGCCTAAAACCAAGTTGGAGCTCCTTAGGGAAAGGAAGCCAAAGGGTACCAAGCCTAAGGACAAGACCAAGGCCAAGGCCAAGCCTAAGCCAGTTAAGGAGAACAAGCCCAAGCAGAAGGAACCTCTGGGCAAGAAGCCCCTGAAGGCTGGCTGCTACAGGATCTGGAAGGGCAAGAAG GAAATCATCAGAAGGAAGAACTACATTGTGAAGCCTATTGGTGGTGCCAACAATGGCAATGCCCGTCGTGTCCTCCAGAACAAGAGGCCAGCCTACTATGCTGCTCAGTTGAACAAGAAATACATCAGCAAGAGGAAGCCCAA GACTAACTTCAAGCGCCTCCGTCCTTCCATCACCCCAGGCACAGTGTGCATCATTGTTGCTGGTGTTCACAAGGGCAAGAAGGTTGTGTTCTTGAAGAGGCTAGTCAGCGGCCTGTGCTTGGTTACTG GTCCCTTCAAGATCAATGCCTGCCCACTCCGCCGTGTCAATCAGATCTACCTGATTGCCACTGCCACAAAGCTTGACGTCTCCAAGGTTGAGATCCCAAAACACATTAACGACAGGTACTTCCGACGAGGAAAGACTGTGCGCtctaagaaggaggagggagatatctTTGGACAGAAGACCGAG AAATATGTTGCCTCTGAGCAGCGAAAGAAGGACCAGGAGGCGCTCGACGCCCAATTAATTTCTGCCATCAAGGAGCGAGAGGACAAGAAAATGTTTTTCGGTTACCTGGGTTCCTACTTCGGTCTCAGGAACAGAATGTACCCACACATAATGAAGTTCTAA
- the LOC125047069 gene encoding 60S ribosomal protein L6-like isoform X1, producing the protein MTMVETKKPAADKKAEKAPAKPKAEKPKADKPKADAKAAKPKVAKPVAKDVKAKSVKPKTKLELLRERKPKGTKPKDKTKAKAKPKPVKENKPKQKEPLGKKPLKAGCYRIWKGKKEIIRRKNYIVKPIGGANNGNARRVLQNKRPAYYAAQLNKKYISKRKPKTNFKRLRPSITPGTVCIIVAGVHKGKKVVFLKRLVSGLCLVTGPFKINACPLRRVNQIYLIATATKLDVSKVEIPKHINDRYFRRGKTVRSKKEEGDIFGQKTEKYVASEQRKKDQEALDAQLISAIKEREDKKMFFGYLGSYFGLRNRMYPHIMKF; encoded by the exons ATG ACCATGGTGGAGACAAAGAAGCCTGCGGCCGACAAAAAGGCCGAAAAGGCACCTGCTAAGCCTAAGGCTGAGAAACCCAAGGCAGATAAGCCTAAGGCTGATGCCAAGGCAGCCAAGCCTAAGGTTGCAAAGCCAGTGGCTAAGGATGTGAAAGCCAAGTCTGTCAAGCCTAAAACCAAGTTGGAGCTCCTTAGGGAAAGGAAGCCAAAGGGTACCAAGCCTAAGGACAAGACCAAGGCCAAGGCCAAGCCTAAGCCAGTTAAGGAGAACAAGCCCAAGCAGAAGGAACCTCTGGGCAAGAAGCCCCTGAAGGCTGGCTGCTACAGGATCTGGAAGGGCAAGAAG GAAATCATCAGAAGGAAGAACTACATTGTGAAGCCTATTGGTGGTGCCAACAATGGCAATGCCCGTCGTGTCCTCCAGAACAAGAGGCCAGCCTACTATGCTGCTCAGTTGAACAAGAAATACATCAGCAAGAGGAAGCCCAA GACTAACTTCAAGCGCCTCCGTCCTTCCATCACCCCAGGCACAGTGTGCATCATTGTTGCTGGTGTTCACAAGGGCAAGAAGGTTGTGTTCTTGAAGAGGCTAGTCAGCGGCCTGTGCTTGGTTACTG GTCCCTTCAAGATCAATGCCTGCCCACTCCGCCGTGTCAATCAGATCTACCTGATTGCCACTGCCACAAAGCTTGACGTCTCCAAGGTTGAGATCCCAAAACACATTAACGACAGGTACTTCCGACGAGGAAAGACTGTGCGCtctaagaaggaggagggagatatctTTGGACAGAAGACCGAG AAATATGTTGCCTCTGAGCAGCGAAAGAAGGACCAGGAGGCGCTCGACGCCCAATTAATTTCTGCCATCAAGGAGCGAGAGGACAAGAAAATGTTTTTCGGTTACCTGGGTTCCTACTTCGGTCTCAGGAACAGAATGTACCCACACATAATGAAGTTCTAA